From a region of the Verrucomicrobiota bacterium genome:
- the efp gene encoding elongation factor P, translating into MATANDLRKGMAINYNGDIAVVLDSQHRTPGNLRAFVQASIRSIRTGKSSDVRFSSTEKIEVVPMIVRKMEFSYKDGEDYVFSDPATYETVTVTPEIVGDAKNFLVENASVTMTFVEDKAVSIELPSSVVLKVSDAPEGVRGDSANNVQKTIILETGITVQAPLFIKTGEKIKVDTRTGKYMERA; encoded by the coding sequence ATGGCAACCGCAAACGATCTACGCAAAGGCATGGCGATCAATTACAATGGCGACATCGCCGTCGTTCTGGACAGTCAACACCGCACACCCGGCAACCTCCGCGCCTTCGTGCAGGCATCCATCCGCAGCATTCGCACCGGCAAATCATCCGACGTGCGCTTCAGCTCGACCGAGAAAATCGAGGTCGTGCCGATGATTGTGCGCAAGATGGAATTCAGCTACAAGGATGGGGAGGACTACGTCTTTTCCGACCCGGCTACTTATGAAACCGTCACGGTCACACCGGAAATTGTCGGTGATGCCAAAAATTTTCTGGTGGAAAATGCGTCCGTCACAATGACGTTTGTGGAGGACAAGGCGGTGTCGATCGAACTCCCCTCCAGTGTGGTGCTGAAGGTGAGCGACGCGCCCGAAGGCGTTCGTGGTGATTCCGCCAACAACGTGCAGAAGACCATCATCCTGGAAACCGGCATCACGGTTCAGGCGCCGCTGTTCATCAAGACCGGCGAGAAG